One Streptomyces drozdowiczii DNA segment encodes these proteins:
- a CDS encoding ribonuclease HII, producing the protein MPYEPPTHTVERSLRATTGAKIVAGVDEVGRGAWAGPVTVCAAVTGLRRPPAGLTDSKLISPKRRAELAPLLESWVTAYGLGDASPQEIDELGMTAALRLAAVRALEALPVRPDAVILDGKHDYLGSPWQVRTVIKGDQSCVAVAAASVIAKVRRDAMMAELGALNGEYADFAFEANAGYPSPVHRAALEERGPTAHHRLSWSYLDALPRWQHLKKVRFSAEAAALESGGQLGFDF; encoded by the coding sequence ATGCCGTACGAACCACCCACGCACACCGTCGAGCGCTCACTGCGCGCCACCACCGGTGCCAAGATCGTCGCCGGCGTCGACGAAGTCGGACGCGGAGCGTGGGCGGGACCTGTCACGGTGTGCGCCGCGGTCACCGGTCTTCGCAGGCCCCCCGCCGGACTCACCGACTCCAAGCTGATCAGCCCCAAGCGCCGTGCGGAACTCGCTCCGCTGCTGGAGAGCTGGGTCACCGCGTACGGCCTGGGTGACGCCTCTCCCCAGGAGATCGACGAACTGGGCATGACCGCAGCGCTCCGGCTCGCGGCCGTACGCGCCCTGGAGGCGCTGCCGGTCCGCCCCGACGCGGTGATCCTGGACGGCAAGCACGACTACCTGGGCAGCCCCTGGCAGGTCCGCACCGTCATCAAGGGGGACCAGTCCTGCGTCGCGGTGGCCGCGGCATCGGTGATCGCGAAGGTCCGCCGGGACGCCATGATGGCCGAACTCGGGGCGCTGAACGGCGAGTACGCGGACTTCGCGTTCGAGGCCAACGCCGGCTATCCGTCCCCCGTGCACAGGGCCGCACTCGAGGAGCGTGGGCCCACCGCCCACCACCGTCTCTCGTGGTCCTACCTCGACGCGCTGCCCCGGTGGCAGCACCTGAAGAAGGTCCGTTTCTCCGCCGAGGCGGCCGCACTGGAAAGCGGGGGCCAGCTCGGCTTCGACTTCTGA
- a CDS encoding ADP-ribosylglycohydrolase family protein: protein MTESASDQRLERALASLRGLSVGDALGSQFFVPANYPLLKDRALPAGPWQWTDDTEMACSVVAVLREHDRVDQDALARSFAHHHDFDRGYGPAVNRMLRLVREGGDWRELASSLFNGQGSWGNGSSMRIAPLGAWYADDPEQATHQAEISSYTTHQHREAVVGAMAVAAAAALVASPAGPPAPEDLLDGVVALVPRSAVGAGLRRARDMLDYKDAGTVAAVLGNGRRTSAHDTVPFALWSAARSLGDYEEAFWVTAQAGGDVDTTCAIVGGVIAASTAGAPPAHWTARTEALPDWLSR, encoded by the coding sequence ATGACCGAATCCGCTTCCGACCAGCGCCTCGAACGCGCCCTGGCCAGCCTGCGCGGCCTCTCCGTGGGAGACGCCCTGGGCTCCCAGTTCTTCGTGCCCGCCAACTATCCGCTCCTGAAGGACCGCGCCCTCCCGGCCGGGCCCTGGCAGTGGACCGACGACACGGAAATGGCCTGCTCCGTCGTGGCCGTACTCCGGGAGCACGACCGCGTCGACCAGGACGCCCTGGCCCGGTCCTTCGCGCACCACCACGACTTCGACCGGGGATACGGCCCGGCCGTGAACCGCATGCTGCGCCTGGTCCGCGAGGGCGGCGACTGGCGCGAACTCGCCTCCTCCCTGTTCAACGGGCAGGGCTCCTGGGGCAACGGTTCCTCGATGCGCATCGCGCCGCTCGGCGCCTGGTACGCGGACGACCCGGAGCAGGCCACGCACCAGGCGGAGATCTCCTCGTACACCACGCACCAGCACCGGGAGGCCGTCGTGGGCGCGATGGCCGTCGCGGCGGCCGCGGCGCTCGTCGCCTCACCGGCCGGGCCGCCCGCTCCGGAGGACCTGCTGGACGGCGTCGTCGCGCTCGTCCCGCGCAGCGCCGTCGGTGCCGGGCTGCGGCGGGCCCGGGACATGCTCGACTACAAGGACGCGGGCACGGTCGCGGCGGTCCTCGGCAACGGACGCCGCACCAGCGCGCACGACACCGTCCCCTTCGCCCTGTGGTCGGCGGCGCGGAGCCTCGGCGACTACGAGGAGGCGTTCTGGGTGACGGCCCAGGCCGGCGGCGACGTCGACACCACCTGCGCCATCGTCGGCGGCGTGATCGCGGCAAGCACCGCGGGCGCCCCTCCGGCGCACTGGACGGCCCGGACGGAAGCCCTGCCGGACTGGTTGTCCCGCTAG
- a CDS encoding S1 family peptidase, whose translation MSRTVARALTGALALAATTAVIPLASPAPAVADSIIIGGQPAHVADSPWVVALSSRDRFGGTRAGQFCGGVVVEPKKVLTAAHCLSREALGTDVDQVSDLRIISGRDELNGTGGKEIPVSGTWVNPGFDATTNSGDVAVLTLSEALPEGDTIPLAEAGDSAYKAGTPAVVYGWGDTTGYGDYASSLRSAQVDILPDSSCERAYPGGSTGTYDASSMLCAGEPEGGYDACQGDSGGPLVAQGRLVGLVSWGNGCGRAGSPGVYTRISAAIGWMANAD comes from the coding sequence ATGTCCCGCACCGTCGCCCGCGCCTTGACCGGGGCGCTCGCCCTTGCCGCCACCACGGCCGTGATACCGCTCGCTTCCCCCGCCCCGGCGGTCGCCGACAGCATCATCATCGGAGGCCAGCCGGCCCATGTGGCCGACAGCCCCTGGGTGGTGGCCCTGTCCAGCCGTGACCGGTTCGGGGGTACCCGGGCCGGTCAGTTCTGTGGCGGTGTCGTGGTGGAGCCGAAGAAGGTGCTCACCGCCGCCCACTGCCTGAGCCGTGAGGCGCTGGGCACCGACGTGGACCAGGTGAGCGATCTGCGGATCATCTCCGGCCGGGACGAGCTGAACGGCACGGGCGGCAAGGAGATCCCGGTGAGCGGGACGTGGGTGAACCCCGGGTTCGACGCGACCACCAACAGCGGGGACGTCGCCGTCCTCACCCTCTCCGAGGCGCTGCCCGAGGGGGACACGATCCCCCTGGCCGAGGCCGGTGACTCCGCGTACAAGGCGGGGACACCCGCCGTCGTCTACGGGTGGGGGGACACCACTGGATACGGCGACTACGCGTCGTCACTCAGGTCCGCCCAGGTGGACATCCTGCCCGACAGCTCGTGCGAACGGGCATACCCGGGCGGCAGCACCGGCACGTACGACGCCTCATCGATGCTCTGCGCGGGCGAACCCGAGGGCGGGTACGACGCGTGCCAGGGAGACAGCGGCGGGCCTCTGGTGGCGCAGGGGCGGCTCGTGGGGCTGGTCTCGTGGGGGAACGGCTGCGGGCGCGCCGGAAGCCCCGGCGTCTATACGCGGATCTCCGCCGCCATCGGCTGGATGGCGAACGCCGACTGA
- a CDS encoding YdbC family protein, with protein MLVKWIRCSVSDRRGFEQGQRKWAGLLGEPGFRGQGGGWSRVRPEVAHVFAFWENRVFYDSFMARGHDTLAAAQSGTYQDLQVKLFEYRFDVKTGFEPRFTDADVLRVAHSRVHADRVEHFALMQQRVWNPAMAGSPGMLRGVFGEAPGHEFLVLSMWQSSAERGKYRPGSVDRLSQRAGTEEDVSALDGDVVRLEPSWTV; from the coding sequence GTGCTGGTCAAGTGGATTCGCTGCAGTGTGTCGGACCGTCGGGGATTCGAACAGGGGCAGCGGAAGTGGGCGGGGCTGCTGGGTGAGCCGGGGTTCAGGGGGCAGGGCGGCGGCTGGAGCCGCGTCCGGCCGGAGGTGGCGCACGTCTTCGCCTTCTGGGAGAACCGGGTCTTCTACGACTCCTTCATGGCGCGCGGCCACGACACCCTGGCCGCGGCGCAGTCCGGCACGTACCAGGACCTCCAGGTCAAGCTCTTCGAGTACCGCTTCGACGTGAAGACCGGCTTCGAACCCCGCTTCACGGACGCGGATGTGCTCAGGGTGGCCCACAGCCGGGTCCACGCGGACCGGGTCGAACACTTCGCGCTGATGCAGCAGCGGGTCTGGAACCCGGCGATGGCGGGATCGCCGGGGATGCTGCGGGGGGTCTTCGGCGAGGCGCCGGGACACGAGTTCCTGGTTCTGTCGATGTGGCAGTCCAGCGCGGAACGCGGCAAATACCGGCCGGGCAGCGTGGACCGGCTCTCGCAGCGCGCGGGTACGGAGGAGGACGTGTCGGCGCTCGACGGCGACGTGGTGCGACTCGAACCGTCCTGGACGGTGTGA
- a CDS encoding TerD family protein, which produces MSTPNKDLDKVEVRIKWDPSDQGEAPNDLDIIAATYPADEPYGSPAYLVHFDSRAPDGTITLDRDSRTGQGLGYDEVMTLELDRLSDAYARVVVGVAIQQRDGRKTFDAIENTGVQVREGYTTLAEDDFSAVGGATAAVVAEFARDESGGWHFHGTVRGFDGDPEEFAAAMGGRAFGA; this is translated from the coding sequence ATGAGCACTCCCAACAAGGATCTCGACAAGGTCGAGGTGCGGATCAAATGGGACCCCAGCGACCAGGGCGAGGCGCCCAACGACCTCGACATCATCGCGGCGACCTACCCCGCGGACGAGCCGTACGGCAGTCCGGCGTACCTCGTCCACTTCGACAGCCGGGCGCCCGACGGGACGATCACCCTCGACCGGGACAGCAGGACGGGACAGGGGCTCGGCTACGACGAGGTGATGACGCTGGAACTGGACCGGCTCTCCGACGCCTACGCCCGGGTCGTCGTCGGCGTCGCCATCCAGCAGCGCGACGGCCGCAAGACGTTCGACGCCATAGAGAACACCGGGGTCCAGGTCCGCGAGGGCTACACGACGCTCGCGGAGGACGACTTCTCCGCGGTGGGCGGCGCCACCGCGGCCGTGGTGGCCGAATTCGCACGGGACGAATCCGGCGGCTGGCACTTCCACGGCACCGTCCGGGGCTTCGACGGCGACCCGGAGGAGTTCGCCGCGGCGA
- a CDS encoding RecQ family ATP-dependent DNA helicase, producing MTNADRAALRASADSVLARLVGDASGTARLREDQWRAIEALVADRRRALVVQRTGWGKSAVYFVATSLLRARGAGPTVIVSPLLALMRNQVAAAARAGISARTINSSNTEEWDTVRAEVAAGEVDILLVSPERLNNPDFRDQVLPRLAATTGLLVVDEAHCISDWGHDFRPDYRRLRTMLADLPAGVPVLATTATANARVTADVAEQLGTGAGADALVLRGSLDRESLSLGVLRLPDAAHRLAWLGDHLKELPGSGIIYTLTVAAAEEITAYLRQCGHTVASYTGRTENAERQQAEDDLLANRLKALVATSALGMGFDKPDLGFVVHLGSPSSPIAYYQQVGRAGRGVEHAEVLLLPGREDEAIWQYFASVGFPPEEQVRRTLDALDQAGRPLSLPALEPLVDLRRARLESMLKVLDVDGAVRRVKGGWTSTGEPWVYDAERYAWVARQRAAEQQAMRDYATTDGCRMEFLRRQLDDEAATACGRCDNCAGARFGAGVSDTALDTAKGELRRAGVEVEPRKMWPTGLASVGVDLKGRIPATELAGTGRALGRLTDIGWGNRLRPILAAQAPDAPVPGDVAEAVVTVLADWARGPGGWAPGAVDAVPRPVGVVTMASDRKPRLIESLGRHIAEVGRMPLLGGVTLAPDADAVRISQTNSAQRVRALHERLVVAPELADALASVDGPILLVDDLSDTGWTLAVAARLLRRAGAEAVFPLVLAVQA from the coding sequence ATGACCAACGCAGACCGCGCAGCGCTCAGGGCTTCGGCCGATTCCGTACTGGCCCGACTCGTCGGAGACGCCTCCGGCACCGCGCGGCTGCGTGAGGACCAGTGGCGGGCCATCGAGGCGCTTGTCGCGGACAGGCGTCGGGCACTGGTCGTCCAGCGCACGGGCTGGGGGAAGTCCGCGGTGTACTTCGTCGCCACTTCCCTTCTGCGCGCCCGGGGCGCCGGGCCGACGGTCATCGTCTCGCCGCTGCTGGCGCTGATGCGCAACCAGGTCGCGGCGGCGGCCCGTGCCGGCATAAGCGCGCGCACGATCAATTCGTCCAACACGGAGGAGTGGGACACCGTGCGGGCCGAGGTGGCCGCCGGTGAGGTCGACATCCTGCTGGTCAGCCCCGAGCGCCTCAACAATCCTGATTTCCGCGACCAGGTTCTGCCCCGGCTCGCCGCGACCACCGGTCTGCTCGTCGTGGACGAGGCGCACTGCATCTCCGACTGGGGCCACGACTTCCGGCCCGACTACCGCCGGCTGCGGACGATGCTCGCCGACCTCCCCGCCGGTGTCCCGGTGCTTGCCACCACCGCCACGGCGAACGCCCGGGTCACCGCCGACGTGGCGGAGCAGCTGGGTACCGGCGCCGGAGCGGACGCACTCGTACTGAGAGGGTCCCTCGACCGCGAGAGCCTGAGTCTCGGCGTGCTGCGCCTGCCCGACGCGGCCCACCGCCTGGCCTGGCTCGGAGACCATCTCAAGGAGCTTCCGGGCTCGGGAATCATCTACACGCTGACGGTCGCGGCGGCCGAGGAGATCACCGCGTATCTCCGCCAGTGCGGGCACACCGTCGCCTCCTACACCGGCCGCACCGAGAACGCGGAAAGGCAGCAGGCGGAGGATGATCTGCTGGCCAACCGCCTCAAGGCGCTGGTGGCGACCTCCGCGCTCGGCATGGGCTTCGACAAGCCCGACCTCGGCTTCGTCGTGCACCTCGGGTCGCCGTCCTCCCCCATCGCCTACTACCAGCAGGTGGGCCGCGCCGGACGCGGTGTCGAACACGCCGAGGTGCTGCTCCTGCCGGGCAGGGAGGACGAAGCGATCTGGCAGTACTTCGCGTCGGTCGGCTTTCCGCCGGAGGAGCAGGTCCGGCGCACCCTCGACGCACTCGACCAGGCCGGGCGGCCGCTCTCGCTGCCCGCCCTGGAGCCGCTGGTCGACCTGCGTCGCGCACGGCTGGAAAGCATGCTCAAGGTCCTCGACGTCGACGGAGCGGTCAGGCGGGTGAAGGGCGGATGGACCTCGACGGGAGAGCCCTGGGTCTACGACGCCGAACGCTATGCGTGGGTGGCCCGTCAGCGCGCCGCCGAGCAGCAGGCGATGCGCGACTACGCCACGACCGACGGCTGCCGCATGGAGTTCCTGCGCCGTCAGCTCGACGACGAGGCGGCGACCGCGTGCGGGCGTTGCGACAACTGTGCCGGCGCCCGGTTCGGCGCGGGGGTCTCCGACACCGCTCTGGACACTGCCAAGGGTGAGCTGCGCAGGGCCGGTGTGGAGGTGGAGCCCCGCAAGATGTGGCCGACCGGGCTCGCGTCGGTGGGCGTCGACCTCAAGGGCAGGATCCCGGCCACCGAGCTCGCCGGCACCGGCCGGGCGCTGGGCAGGCTCACCGACATCGGGTGGGGCAACAGACTGCGCCCGATACTGGCGGCTCAGGCACCCGACGCTCCGGTGCCGGGTGACGTGGCCGAGGCCGTGGTGACCGTGCTGGCCGACTGGGCCAGGGGGCCCGGCGGCTGGGCTCCCGGGGCCGTCGACGCCGTTCCCCGCCCGGTCGGGGTCGTCACCATGGCTTCGGACCGCAAGCCCCGGCTCATCGAATCGCTCGGCAGGCACATCGCGGAAGTGGGACGGATGCCCCTGCTGGGGGGCGTGACCCTGGCTCCGGACGCCGACGCCGTCCGGATATCGCAGACCAACAGTGCGCAGCGGGTCCGTGCCCTGCACGAGAGGCTGGTCGTCGCGCCCGAACTCGCGGATGCCCTGGCGTCCGTGGACGGACCCATACTGCTCGTGGACGATCTGTCGGACACCGGCTGGACGCTCGCCGTGGCAGCCCGCCTGCTGCGTCGGGCCGGAGCGGAAGCGGTGTTTCCGCTGGTCCTCGCCGTTCAGGCGTGA
- a CDS encoding NUDIX hydrolase encodes MPPYDPSTFPPFAVTVDLVVLTVRRHALCALVVRRGETPFQGRWALPGGFVRADEDLGAAAARELVEETGLCAQDPAAPAVGNGAHLEQLATYGDPARDPRMRVVSVAHLALAPDLPAPRAGGDANSARWAPVEDLLPEGGYAPDGEHRAPLAFDHAKILADGVERARSKIEYSSLATAFCPPAFTVGELRRVYEAVWGVVLDPRNFHRKVTGTPGFLVPTGGTTTRQGGRPAQLFRSGTATVLNPPMLRPEV; translated from the coding sequence ATGCCGCCCTACGACCCGTCGACCTTTCCGCCGTTCGCCGTCACCGTCGACCTGGTGGTGCTGACGGTGCGTCGGCACGCCCTCTGTGCCCTGGTGGTACGCAGGGGCGAGACCCCGTTCCAGGGCAGGTGGGCCCTGCCGGGCGGTTTCGTGAGGGCCGACGAGGACCTCGGCGCCGCAGCGGCGCGTGAGCTTGTCGAGGAGACCGGCCTGTGCGCGCAGGATCCGGCCGCCCCTGCCGTCGGCAACGGCGCCCACCTGGAACAGCTCGCCACCTACGGGGACCCCGCCCGGGACCCGAGGATGAGGGTGGTCAGCGTCGCCCATCTCGCGCTGGCCCCCGATCTGCCCGCTCCCAGGGCGGGCGGCGACGCGAACAGTGCGCGTTGGGCGCCCGTCGAGGACCTGCTCCCCGAGGGCGGCTACGCCCCGGACGGCGAGCACCGGGCGCCCTTGGCCTTCGATCACGCGAAGATCCTCGCCGACGGGGTCGAGCGGGCCCGGTCCAAGATCGAGTACTCCTCGCTGGCCACCGCCTTCTGCCCGCCCGCCTTCACCGTCGGAGAGCTGCGCCGGGTGTACGAGGCGGTGTGGGGCGTGGTGCTGGATCCGAGGAACTTCCACCGCAAGGTGACGGGCACGCCGGGCTTTCTGGTGCCCACCGGAGGGACGACCACCCGGCAGGGGGGCCGCCCGGCCCAGCTGTTCCGGTCGGGCACGGCGACGGTGCTCAACCCGCCGATGTTGAGGCCCGAGGTCTAG
- a CDS encoding DUF7455 domain-containing protein, with protein sequence MTTVLTPASPLTAADRCDRCGAQAYLRVVLISGGELLFCAHHGRKFEPELKKIAAEIQDETDRLTAVQAQAAEEEH encoded by the coding sequence GTGACTACTGTTCTGACCCCCGCGAGCCCGCTGACCGCAGCAGACCGCTGTGACCGTTGCGGCGCCCAGGCATATCTGCGCGTCGTGCTCATCAGTGGCGGTGAACTGCTCTTCTGCGCCCACCACGGTCGCAAGTTCGAGCCGGAACTCAAGAAGATCGCCGCGGAAATACAGGATGAGACCGACCGGCTGACGGCCGTGCAGGCCCAAGCCGCCGAAGAGGAACACTGA
- a CDS encoding FadR/GntR family transcriptional regulator → MMTTARSADSGLAGPGELDRYSYADAPAGERAAATRSWDGAEAELGRVGRRGSASRGRGLHGQLVQQLGQMIVSGDLGADRPLVPEEIGQRFEVSRTVVRESLRVLEAKGLVSARPNVGTRVRPVSDWNLLDPDIIEWRAFGPQRDDQRRELGDLRWTIEPLAARLAAGHGREDLQQRLVDMVEIMGHALGQGDMITCARADAEFHALLIQAAGNRMLEHLSGIVSAALQVSGGPATACDRPSEASLALHARIVDALASGDSAGAESAMRQLLVGHHEAERVVPAPREH, encoded by the coding sequence ATGATGACCACCGCCCGCTCCGCCGATTCCGGCCTCGCCGGCCCGGGTGAACTCGACCGTTACTCGTACGCGGACGCGCCGGCCGGCGAGCGCGCCGCCGCGACGCGCTCCTGGGACGGCGCCGAAGCCGAACTCGGCCGGGTGGGCCGACGGGGCTCGGCCAGCCGTGGCCGCGGGCTCCATGGCCAACTTGTTCAGCAGCTGGGGCAGATGATCGTCTCCGGCGACCTCGGGGCGGACCGCCCCCTGGTGCCCGAAGAGATCGGCCAGCGTTTCGAGGTTTCCAGGACCGTCGTGCGGGAATCGCTGCGCGTGCTGGAGGCGAAGGGCCTGGTCAGTGCCCGCCCCAATGTCGGTACCCGGGTGCGGCCGGTCAGTGACTGGAATCTGCTCGATCCCGACATCATCGAATGGCGCGCCTTCGGCCCGCAGCGTGATGACCAGCGCCGTGAGCTGGGTGATCTCAGGTGGACGATCGAGCCACTTGCCGCCCGCCTCGCCGCAGGGCATGGGCGCGAGGATCTTCAGCAGCGTCTTGTCGACATGGTCGAGATCATGGGGCACGCGCTCGGGCAGGGCGACATGATCACCTGCGCCCGTGCCGATGCCGAGTTCCACGCCCTGCTCATCCAGGCCGCGGGCAACCGCATGCTGGAGCACCTTTCCGGGATCGTCTCCGCGGCGCTGCAGGTGTCCGGCGGCCCGGCCACCGCATGCGACCGGCCCAGCGAGGCGTCGCTCGCCCTGCACGCGCGCATCGTGGACGCCCTCGCGTCCGGTGACTCGGCGGGTGCCGAGTCGGCCATGCGCCAGTTGCTGGTCGGGCACCACGAGGCGGAACGCGTGGTGCCGGCGCCGCGCGAGCACTGA
- a CDS encoding DUF4192 domain-containing protein translates to MNKHPESTGPSEEQQITLRGPAELADALPYLMGFHPSDSVVMVTLHGGRGRFGARLRLAIPQSSLEWPTVADQLAECLIKGSERRDARPDAIVAFLCQDPVDGETGNQTMERLRPFAQRLRTACGALDVPVLEVLCISGNRFWSYVCPDARCCPAEGNPLAMPGTSVMAAAATYAGIQVRGSLREMEARLTPLTRTSGAAQLRALDAAGSAMVPLLLDRERRQEVGGATLKLAGRLIDRLGKAPATAPSLADINDDRLISDEEAASMILGLQDRETRDRAAEWMEGPKAHAALRLWRALARRCVAPYEEHAAAPLTLAGWVSWSTGDEPAARVALGLALRFDPHYTFAQLLHEACNQGLDPETLRRCLRGERGKRADRHDRRAERVAGARPTRVRPAGRTRTRTGSTRPGSGAADRRRSARPGVQGRRGTRTGR, encoded by the coding sequence ATGAACAAGCACCCCGAATCAACCGGTCCGTCCGAGGAACAGCAGATCACCCTGCGAGGCCCGGCCGAGCTGGCCGACGCTCTCCCCTATCTCATGGGTTTCCACCCGAGCGACAGCGTGGTCATGGTCACCCTGCACGGTGGCCGGGGCCGGTTCGGAGCCCGGCTCAGGCTCGCCATCCCGCAGTCCTCGCTGGAATGGCCGACGGTCGCCGACCAGCTCGCCGAGTGCCTGATCAAGGGAAGCGAGCGGCGCGACGCCCGGCCCGACGCCATCGTCGCCTTCCTCTGTCAGGACCCGGTGGACGGCGAGACGGGCAATCAGACCATGGAGCGCCTGCGGCCGTTCGCCCAGCGACTGCGTACGGCGTGCGGAGCGCTGGACGTGCCCGTACTCGAAGTGCTGTGCATCTCGGGCAACCGCTTCTGGTCCTATGTCTGCCCCGACGCCCGCTGCTGCCCGGCGGAAGGCAACCCGCTGGCCATGCCCGGCACCTCGGTGATGGCGGCGGCAGCCACCTATGCCGGCATTCAGGTACGGGGTTCGCTGCGCGAGATGGAGGCGAGGCTCACGCCGCTCACCCGCACCTCGGGCGCCGCCCAACTGCGCGCCCTGGACGCGGCGGGCAGCGCGATGGTGCCCCTGCTGCTCGACCGGGAACGCCGCCAGGAGGTGGGCGGTGCCACGCTGAAGCTCGCCGGCCGTCTGATCGACCGCCTCGGGAAGGCGCCCGCAACGGCGCCATCCCTCGCAGACATCAACGACGACAGGCTGATCAGCGACGAGGAGGCCGCGTCGATGATCCTGGGTCTCCAGGACAGGGAGACCCGCGACCGGGCGGCGGAGTGGATGGAAGGCCCGAAGGCGCACGCCGCGCTGAGGCTCTGGCGAGCGCTGGCCCGCCGCTGTGTCGCCCCGTACGAAGAACACGCCGCAGCCCCTCTCACCCTGGCGGGCTGGGTCTCCTGGTCGACCGGCGACGAACCGGCTGCGCGCGTGGCGCTGGGGCTCGCCCTGCGCTTCGATCCGCATTACACCTTCGCGCAACTGCTGCACGAGGCGTGCAATCAGGGGCTCGACCCGGAGACCTTGCGGCGCTGCCTGCGCGGCGAGCGCGGCAAGCGGGCAGACCGGCACGACCGGCGTGCGGAACGGGTCGCGGGGGCCCGTCCCACACGGGTGAGGCCGGCCGGGCGTACCAGGACGCGTACCGGCTCCACTCGGCCCGGCTCCGGCGCCGCGGACAGGCGGCGGTCCGCCCGGCCCGGGGTGCAAGGGCGTCGCGGGACCAGGACCGGCCGCTGA
- a CDS encoding histidine phosphatase family protein: MARPQRIVLVRHGESEGNADDTVYEREPDHALRLTPTGLRQAREAGERLRGLFGEERVSVYVSPYRRTHETFASLGLDAGRVRVREEPRLREQDWGNWQDRDDVRLQKAYRDAYGHFFYRFAQGESGADVYDRVGAFLESLHRSFEAPDHPPNVLLVTHGLTMRLFCMRWFHWSVAEFESLSNPGNGESRTLVLGKDGRYTLDRPFARWRTPEPYGICG; this comes from the coding sequence ATGGCACGACCGCAACGAATCGTTCTTGTCCGGCACGGCGAGTCCGAGGGCAACGCCGACGACACCGTGTACGAGCGCGAACCCGACCACGCGCTGAGGCTCACCCCCACCGGATTGCGCCAGGCCCGCGAGGCGGGGGAGCGGCTGCGCGGGCTGTTCGGGGAGGAGCGGGTCAGCGTGTACGTCTCGCCCTACCGACGCACCCACGAGACGTTCGCCTCCCTCGGGCTGGACGCCGGGCGGGTACGGGTCCGCGAGGAGCCCCGGCTGCGCGAGCAGGACTGGGGGAACTGGCAGGACCGCGACGACGTCAGGCTGCAGAAGGCCTACCGGGACGCCTACGGGCACTTCTTCTACCGCTTCGCGCAGGGCGAGTCCGGGGCGGATGTGTACGACCGGGTCGGCGCGTTCCTGGAGAGCCTGCACCGCAGCTTCGAGGCCCCCGACCACCCGCCGAACGTCCTGCTGGTCACCCACGGTCTGACCATGCGGCTCTTCTGCATGCGCTGGTTCCACTGGTCCGTGGCCGAATTCGAGTCGCTTTCCAACCCCGGAAACGGGGAATCGCGGACGCTGGTGCTCGGCAAGGACGGGCGGTACACGCTCGACCGGCCCTTCGCTCGCTGGCGTACCCCTGAGCCCTACGGCATCTGCGGATAG